One stretch of Candidatus Sulfotelmatobacter sp. DNA includes these proteins:
- a CDS encoding prolyl oligopeptidase family serine peptidase yields MLDWRMGALRTTSFAATVVLALCSTTVSARGQSVLESRGVPAVVILDPGAAAVSAPSRTLGRLLQRAGFATLTVTRDPLGGAAVLARRPSVRGDDVAIVGYGSGASTVLATIVERYALAVAHRPVFRSAVAFAPVCARRYGDWIGRSLAGQAGRGSTGAPHQGDVARSGLYRTATPLLIVGGQAQCRELARDSYMHEYFVRYASDDASAGVQSFLAQNAQYTDVSFPSTQPGTTLTGELTRPAGSASVPTIIISPGTAGIEGFSFWERPWARRLRDLGYASLIVDSYLSRGSAWKNHWRIDARATRARDLLDARAYLAAQPFVAASSIGLLGRSSGGTTIFAAIVQDANAPASPPPFGLESPPPFAVAVIDYGYCQLAYGDWPGGVPAPSAAIGYRTTVPVLLQVGADDTTVSAAACGALARSAHQVGTPLTLVVYPDVGHRFDAGVVETPPATVRASIQRITSFLETQLRGAR; encoded by the coding sequence GTGCTAGACTGGCGTATGGGCGCCCTGCGCACAACATCCTTCGCGGCGACCGTGGTGCTCGCACTCTGCTCGACGACGGTCTCGGCGCGCGGTCAGAGCGTGCTCGAGTCACGCGGCGTTCCCGCGGTGGTCATCCTCGATCCCGGTGCGGCCGCGGTGTCGGCGCCGAGCCGCACGCTGGGCCGCCTGCTCCAGCGTGCCGGGTTCGCGACCCTCACGGTGACGCGCGACCCGCTCGGCGGCGCCGCCGTCCTCGCACGCCGGCCGTCGGTGCGCGGCGACGACGTCGCGATCGTCGGCTACGGAAGCGGGGCGTCGACGGTCCTCGCGACGATCGTCGAGCGCTACGCCCTCGCTGTTGCGCACCGGCCCGTCTTTCGATCCGCCGTGGCGTTCGCACCGGTATGCGCGCGCCGCTATGGAGATTGGATCGGCCGGTCGCTGGCGGGCCAGGCCGGTCGGGGTTCGACCGGTGCGCCGCATCAGGGCGACGTCGCGCGCAGCGGACTGTATCGCACGGCGACGCCGCTCCTGATCGTCGGCGGCCAAGCGCAGTGCCGCGAGCTGGCGCGCGATTCGTACATGCACGAGTATTTCGTCCGCTACGCGAGCGACGACGCCTCTGCCGGCGTGCAGTCGTTCCTTGCGCAGAACGCGCAGTATACCGACGTTTCGTTCCCGTCCACCCAGCCGGGCACCACGTTGACCGGCGAGCTCACGCGGCCCGCCGGTTCGGCGAGCGTGCCGACGATCATCATCTCGCCGGGCACCGCCGGCATCGAAGGCTTTTCGTTTTGGGAGCGCCCGTGGGCCCGGCGCCTGCGCGATCTCGGCTACGCGTCGCTCATCGTCGACAGCTACCTCTCGCGCGGCTCCGCCTGGAAGAACCACTGGCGGATCGACGCGCGCGCGACACGCGCGCGCGACCTGCTCGACGCGCGCGCGTATCTCGCCGCGCAGCCGTTCGTCGCGGCGTCATCCATCGGGCTCCTCGGGCGCTCGAGCGGTGGGACGACGATCTTCGCGGCGATCGTTCAGGACGCGAACGCGCCGGCGAGTCCACCGCCCTTTGGGCTCGAGAGCCCGCCGCCGTTCGCGGTGGCGGTCATCGACTACGGCTACTGCCAGCTTGCCTACGGCGATTGGCCCGGAGGCGTGCCGGCACCCAGCGCCGCCATCGGGTACCGCACGACGGTTCCCGTGCTGCTCCAAGTCGGCGCGGACGATACCACGGTGTCCGCCGCCGCCTGCGGAGCGCTGGCGCGAAGCGCGCACCAGGTCGGCACTCCCCTCACGCTCGTGGTCTATCCGGACGTCGGCCATCGTTTCGACGCCGGGGTCGTCGAAACGCCGCCGGCCACCGTCCGCGCCTCGATCCAGCGCATCACGTCGTTCCTGGAAACGCAGCTCCGCGGTGCGCGCTAG
- a CDS encoding UxaA family hydrolase, which translates to MTTFQGYRRPDGRVGIRNHVLVLPAVMDANHVVERIGRAVPEAVTVTHPAGRSQVGADFEQTQRTMAGFAANPNVAAVLIVGLGCETNESQALAAGIVARGQRVEVLGIQDAGGTTETIARGIELARSLLAEVAGYARTTCSVSELIVGTECGGSDGFSGITANPALGHASDRVVGEGGTVILAEVPELVGAEHLLGARATPPVAAKLYELIERVEARARTMRVDMRYGNPTQGNIAGGITTIEEKSLGAAYKGGSTPLREVVEYAERPSERGLVVMDTPGQDIEQLTGMVAGGAQIVVFTTGRGTPTGSPIAPVIKVATNTPLFERMRENMDVDAGTVLSGTRTLENVGDEIFAWIVAAANGREPAAEALGFRDFAITRIGPSS; encoded by the coding sequence ATGACGACGTTCCAGGGCTACCGGCGCCCCGACGGGCGGGTTGGGATCCGCAATCACGTCCTAGTGCTCCCAGCGGTGATGGACGCGAACCACGTCGTCGAGCGGATCGGACGGGCGGTTCCGGAGGCCGTCACCGTCACGCACCCGGCCGGGCGCTCGCAGGTCGGCGCCGACTTCGAGCAGACGCAGCGCACCATGGCCGGGTTCGCCGCCAACCCGAACGTCGCAGCCGTCCTGATCGTCGGCCTGGGCTGCGAGACGAACGAGTCGCAGGCGCTCGCCGCCGGGATCGTCGCGCGCGGGCAGCGGGTCGAGGTCCTGGGCATCCAAGACGCCGGCGGCACGACCGAGACGATCGCGCGCGGCATCGAGTTAGCGCGCTCGCTGCTCGCCGAGGTCGCGGGCTATGCGCGCACGACGTGCTCGGTGAGCGAGCTGATCGTCGGGACCGAGTGCGGCGGGAGCGACGGCTTCTCCGGGATCACCGCCAATCCGGCGCTCGGCCACGCCAGCGACCGCGTCGTCGGCGAAGGCGGAACGGTGATTCTGGCCGAGGTGCCCGAGCTGGTCGGCGCGGAGCATCTGCTCGGCGCGCGAGCGACGCCGCCGGTCGCGGCCAAGCTCTACGAGCTGATCGAGCGGGTCGAGGCTCGTGCGCGCACGATGCGCGTCGACATGCGCTACGGCAATCCGACGCAAGGCAACATCGCCGGCGGTATCACCACCATCGAAGAGAAGTCGCTGGGCGCCGCCTACAAAGGCGGTTCCACGCCGCTGCGCGAGGTCGTCGAGTACGCGGAGCGGCCCTCGGAGCGCGGCCTGGTGGTGATGGACACGCCCGGTCAGGACATCGAGCAGCTCACCGGCATGGTGGCGGGCGGAGCGCAGATCGTCGTCTTCACGACCGGGCGCGGAACGCCGACGGGTTCGCCGATCGCGCCCGTGATCAAGGTCGCGACCAACACGCCGCTCTTCGAGCGGATGCGCGAGAACATGGACGTCGACGCGGGGACGGTTCTGAGCGGAACGCGCACGCTCGAGAATGTCGGCGACGAGATCTTCGCGTGGATCGTCGCCGCCGCGAACGGCCGCGAGCCGGCCGCCGAGGCGCTGGGTTTCCGGGACTTCGCTATCACGCGCATCGGGCCGTCGTCCTGA
- a CDS encoding aldo/keto reductase codes for MELTEIDRTNIRLSRIGLGTWAIGGWMWGGPDDEAAIATIRRALDLGVTLIDTAPAYGQGHAEEVVGRALEGRRAGAVIATKVGLEWDEHGTPHRNGSAARIRAEVEDSLRRLRTDYIDVYQVHWPDPDTPMEETARAMGSLYEAGLIRAVGVSNFSPAQMSEFAKFAPLHTVQPPYNLFEREAERDVLPFARRHELTTLTYGALCRGLLSGTLTAQTRFTGDDLRRVDPKFQPPRYEQYLRAVARLDQLARTRFGKRVIHLALRWVLGQPGVGASLWGARKPDQLSALPGALDFTLDDATKADIDRIVAEEVHDPVGPEFMAPPLHATVSGGGRFRRSASCARS; via the coding sequence GTGGAACTCACCGAGATCGACCGGACGAACATTCGCCTTTCGCGCATCGGCTTGGGCACGTGGGCAATCGGTGGCTGGATGTGGGGCGGGCCCGACGACGAGGCCGCCATCGCGACGATTCGGCGCGCGCTCGACCTCGGCGTCACGCTGATCGACACGGCGCCGGCGTACGGACAAGGTCACGCTGAAGAAGTCGTCGGCCGGGCGCTCGAAGGCAGGCGCGCGGGGGCGGTCATCGCGACGAAGGTGGGCCTCGAATGGGACGAGCACGGGACGCCGCACCGCAACGGCTCCGCTGCGCGAATCCGAGCCGAAGTCGAAGACTCGCTGCGGCGCCTGCGTACCGACTACATCGACGTCTACCAGGTGCATTGGCCCGATCCCGACACGCCGATGGAAGAGACGGCGCGTGCGATGGGATCGCTCTACGAGGCGGGCCTCATTCGCGCGGTGGGCGTGAGCAACTTCTCGCCGGCGCAGATGAGCGAATTCGCGAAGTTCGCGCCGCTGCATACCGTGCAACCCCCATACAACCTGTTCGAACGCGAGGCCGAGCGTGACGTGCTCCCGTTCGCACGCCGGCACGAACTGACCACGCTGACCTACGGCGCCCTCTGCCGCGGGCTGCTGAGCGGGACGCTGACCGCGCAGACCAGATTCACCGGTGACGATCTGCGGCGTGTCGACCCGAAGTTCCAACCGCCGCGTTACGAGCAGTACCTGCGCGCCGTCGCGCGCCTGGACCAGCTCGCGCGCACGCGCTTCGGCAAACGGGTGATCCACCTCGCGCTGCGGTGGGTACTCGGCCAGCCGGGCGTCGGCGCGTCCCTCTGGGGCGCGCGGAAGCCCGATCAGCTGAGCGCGTTGCCGGGAGCGCTCGACTTCACCCTCGACGACGCGACGAAAGCCGACATCGACCGCATCGTGGCGGAAGAAGTCCACGATCCGGTCGGTCCCGAGTTCATGGCTCCGCCGCTTCACGCGACGGTGAGCGGCGGAGGACGGTTCAGACGCTCTGCTTCTTGTGCGCGCAGCTGA
- a CDS encoding NAD(P)-dependent oxidoreductase, which translates to MAAFDIAVLGTGTMGTAFVRRLLGAGMQVRVWDRSPAAIERLGDDRSRVQVASSPEDAVRGADVVLTMVPTIASLEETMPRALAAMRSGAIWLQMSTIGVEGTERAIALAAEHGPGVQFVDAPVSGSKGVAEQGALLILASGAPAALDTLQPVFAALGKKTIRWDQPGTGSRMKLVLNTWLAILGEGIAETAALAQSLGLALSDVSACLASTALNAPWALAKLDRIEHDAFDPDFSLALAAKDLHLAIDEAQRRHQQLPAADSVAGQWDRALAAGFGDRDVVGAYLALTPQR; encoded by the coding sequence ATGGCAGCATTCGACATCGCGGTTCTCGGAACGGGGACGATGGGAACGGCCTTCGTCCGGCGCTTGCTCGGCGCGGGCATGCAGGTTCGCGTCTGGGATCGATCGCCGGCGGCGATCGAACGGCTCGGTGACGACCGGTCCCGAGTCCAGGTTGCGAGCTCCCCCGAAGACGCGGTGCGCGGCGCGGACGTCGTGCTCACCATGGTCCCGACGATCGCTTCGCTCGAAGAGACGATGCCGCGGGCGCTGGCGGCGATGCGCAGCGGCGCGATCTGGCTCCAGATGAGCACGATCGGGGTCGAAGGGACGGAACGCGCGATCGCGCTCGCGGCGGAGCACGGACCCGGCGTCCAGTTCGTCGACGCGCCCGTCTCGGGGTCCAAAGGCGTCGCCGAGCAGGGAGCGTTGCTGATCCTCGCATCCGGTGCGCCCGCGGCGCTCGATACGCTGCAGCCCGTGTTCGCGGCGCTCGGGAAGAAGACGATACGTTGGGACCAACCCGGAACCGGTTCCCGTATGAAGTTGGTGCTCAACACGTGGCTCGCCATACTCGGCGAAGGGATCGCCGAGACGGCCGCGCTGGCGCAGTCCTTGGGCCTCGCGTTGAGCGACGTCTCCGCGTGTCTCGCCAGCACCGCCCTCAACGCGCCCTGGGCGCTGGCGAAGCTCGACCGAATCGAACACGACGCGTTCGATCCGGATTTCTCGCTCGCACTCGCGGCCAAAGACCTGCACCTCGCAATCGATGAGGCGCAGCGACGGCATCAGCAGCTGCCGGCAGCGGACTCGGTTGCGGGCCAATGGGACCGTGCGCTGGCCGCGGGTTTCGGCGATCGCGACGTCGTCGGAGCCTATCTCGCCTTGACGCCGCAGCGGTAA
- a CDS encoding FUSC family protein, which yields MGERIRDRVLIADPGLARLDTAARTTAAVALTTVVLLAFADRHGGAQVVVLVGAIASWISGIAVNDVTVACRRLTTALVPLPAIGGLALASATMGDVLHEDLVFLVVLFVSIYIRRYGPRWTALGIVATFAYFFGLFVEAQTALLPALAGALVLGTASTFFTRFVVLPKHRRGSLFWVIEAVRAQLRLVLEETARPASADDRAALVVMNNARVNETMLAVQEQGVVAGMFDDLIFRTEVAAENWTVVHVGLDADRGHRAATDRALAEVIAEVHHVTPSAAGDPNASSPQRNAIVTEATKSGDAVAYRLRPSTRQAIQVTLAAALAIVLGERIAPDRWYWAVLTTFVVYTGTTSAGETLARAWAAFLGTVLGVVVGTGAGLLVRHDVTLESVVLFLGLLFAAYFLRVGLGVAWFFVTVCLVMIYELLGRFTEGVLLTRLFEVATGVVCGGLAAFVILPTSTRRIFRADARAALQALRDGIDTIAGGGVADAQSASRRFDAAVRRLRTRVRPLRSGPTFAGASRFARLWLRSVELCTYYARNAACAPRDQPGAAVVAGVGQTLDRLSNMIDDDPAWPNPSATPPDPAEPAFVEGSAAAFVAALGAALDRLVETPRPTAM from the coding sequence ATGGGCGAGCGCATCCGGGACCGCGTTCTCATCGCGGATCCCGGTCTGGCGCGGCTCGACACGGCCGCCCGCACGACGGCCGCCGTCGCCCTGACGACGGTCGTCCTGCTCGCGTTCGCCGATCGGCACGGCGGCGCGCAGGTGGTCGTGCTGGTCGGCGCGATCGCGAGCTGGATCAGCGGCATCGCGGTGAACGACGTCACCGTCGCGTGCCGGCGGCTGACGACCGCGCTCGTCCCGCTGCCCGCGATCGGCGGATTAGCGCTGGCGAGCGCGACGATGGGCGACGTCCTTCACGAGGACCTCGTGTTCTTGGTCGTGCTGTTCGTCAGCATTTACATTCGGCGCTACGGACCGCGCTGGACGGCGCTGGGCATCGTCGCGACGTTCGCGTATTTCTTCGGGCTGTTCGTGGAAGCGCAAACGGCGCTGTTGCCGGCGCTCGCCGGGGCGCTCGTCCTGGGGACGGCATCGACGTTCTTTACGCGATTCGTCGTATTGCCCAAACACCGGCGCGGCTCGCTGTTTTGGGTGATCGAAGCCGTCCGCGCGCAGCTGCGCCTCGTCCTGGAAGAGACCGCGCGTCCCGCGTCGGCGGACGACCGCGCGGCGCTCGTCGTCATGAACAACGCTCGCGTCAACGAAACGATGCTCGCCGTGCAAGAGCAAGGCGTCGTCGCGGGGATGTTCGACGACCTCATCTTCCGCACCGAGGTGGCCGCGGAGAATTGGACCGTGGTGCACGTCGGCCTCGACGCGGACCGAGGCCATCGAGCGGCGACGGATCGTGCACTGGCGGAGGTGATCGCGGAGGTTCATCACGTCACGCCGTCCGCCGCCGGCGACCCGAATGCATCGAGCCCGCAACGAAATGCCATCGTCACGGAAGCAACGAAGTCGGGCGATGCCGTCGCCTACCGGCTGCGACCGTCGACGCGGCAAGCGATCCAAGTGACCCTCGCCGCGGCTCTCGCGATCGTTCTGGGCGAGCGCATCGCGCCGGATCGCTGGTACTGGGCGGTCCTGACGACGTTCGTCGTCTACACCGGAACGACGTCGGCCGGCGAAACGCTGGCGCGCGCCTGGGCGGCTTTTCTCGGGACCGTGCTGGGCGTCGTCGTGGGCACCGGGGCCGGCTTGCTCGTGCGGCACGACGTCACCCTCGAAAGCGTCGTGCTCTTTCTGGGCTTGCTGTTCGCGGCCTATTTTCTACGCGTCGGCCTCGGCGTCGCGTGGTTCTTCGTGACGGTGTGCCTGGTGATGATCTACGAGCTGCTCGGCCGGTTCACGGAAGGGGTCCTGCTCACGCGGCTGTTCGAAGTCGCGACGGGCGTCGTCTGCGGTGGCCTCGCCGCCTTCGTGATCCTCCCGACCTCGACGCGACGTATCTTCCGCGCCGACGCGCGCGCAGCGCTGCAAGCGTTACGGGATGGCATCGACACCATCGCCGGCGGGGGAGTCGCTGACGCGCAGAGCGCGAGCCGTCGCTTCGACGCCGCCGTACGGCGCCTGCGCACGCGCGTGCGGCCGCTCCGCTCCGGGCCGACGTTCGCCGGCGCCTCACGCTTCGCGCGGCTCTGGCTGCGCTCCGTCGAGTTGTGCACGTACTACGCGCGCAACGCCGCCTGCGCACCGCGCGACCAGCCCGGTGCGGCGGTCGTTGCCGGCGTGGGCCAGACGCTCGACCGCTTGTCGAACATGATCGACGACGACCCCGCGTGGCCGAACCCGTCGGCTACGCCGCCCGATCCCGCCGAGCCGGCGTTCGTGGAGGGAAGCGCCGCTGCGTTCGTCGCAGCGCTGGGCGCGGCGCTCGATCGCCTGGTGGAGACTCCACGCCCGACCGCGATGTAA
- a CDS encoding helix-turn-helix domain-containing protein: MWRADDERSGTLGSLLKRCRARLEPDCRSFGPHLRLPVRVGKAVTQEELAEAVGISRQWYAMLENERPPRVSAALLARLAEALVMDRTERDELFRLALPELRSAQLTDRSRALLGILRPLRRLTRHLLAATSEAEVLTMICEHAMTELRPDLAVGRTRVGVGRWEYAGAGDDSGGERVQRLDELLRERKGEAAVDHALCYPVIAQPGEILTRYERDHRLPDQSATDRGELDAVGWPDLSFAIACVRTPRGFVGRVLLVHQSGHEYSETERAELSTLAELASLVLR; the protein is encoded by the coding sequence GTGTGGCGCGCGGACGATGAGCGATCGGGGACGCTCGGCAGCCTCCTCAAACGGTGTCGCGCCCGCCTCGAGCCGGACTGCCGTTCGTTCGGCCCACATTTGCGCCTCCCGGTTCGCGTGGGGAAGGCGGTCACGCAGGAAGAGCTCGCCGAGGCCGTCGGGATCAGCCGCCAGTGGTACGCAATGCTGGAGAACGAGCGCCCGCCGCGCGTCTCGGCCGCGCTGCTCGCACGTCTCGCCGAGGCGCTCGTGATGGATCGTACGGAGCGCGACGAGCTGTTCCGGCTCGCGCTCCCCGAGCTCCGTTCCGCGCAACTGACGGATCGCTCGCGCGCGCTGCTGGGGATCCTGCGACCGCTGCGACGGCTCACGCGACACTTGTTGGCTGCCACCTCGGAAGCGGAGGTGCTCACGATGATCTGCGAGCACGCGATGACGGAGTTGCGCCCCGACCTCGCGGTGGGCCGAACGCGAGTCGGCGTCGGCCGCTGGGAGTATGCGGGGGCGGGCGACGACTCCGGCGGCGAGCGCGTGCAGCGGCTCGACGAGTTGCTTCGCGAGCGCAAGGGAGAAGCGGCCGTCGATCACGCGCTGTGCTACCCGGTCATCGCCCAGCCCGGCGAGATCCTGACCCGCTACGAACGCGACCATCGTCTCCCGGACCAATCGGCGACCGATCGCGGGGAGCTCGATGCCGTGGGTTGGCCCGACCTCTCGTTTGCGATCGCGTGCGTTCGAACCCCGCGCGGCTTCGTCGGTCGCGTCCTGCTCGTTCACCAGAGCGGTCACGAATACTCCGAGACCGAACGCGCGGAGCTGAGCACGCTCGCGGAGTTGGCATCGCTCGTTTTGCGCTGA
- a CDS encoding DMT family transporter, with amino-acid sequence MTTRQTLVFRFAPMLAMVGFVLIFGYNWVVMKVGVADIPPFASAAARALIGAATLFVVMLAMRRSLRPPAWRPTVVVGLLQTTGMLALATWAVVSGPSGKAAVLVNSMPLWIPLFAWPLLGERVGARWTAIVVGVLGMALMIDPRSPTGWLSDLSGLCAAVVWAAAAVVTRQAHHDETFDPLSFTAWQVLIGSVPLIALALIVRGATPLLTTSALLSVAYNGVLATGLAFALFTYAIKRLPSSAVGAASLSVPIVGVAAAWLQLGERPSALEWSGMACVVGALYLMAHPVTLRRTRSPELALPPHV; translated from the coding sequence ATGACGACCAGGCAGACGTTGGTGTTCCGGTTCGCCCCGATGCTGGCGATGGTGGGGTTCGTGCTCATCTTCGGCTACAACTGGGTCGTCATGAAGGTCGGCGTCGCCGACATTCCGCCGTTCGCGTCCGCCGCGGCGCGTGCGCTCATCGGGGCCGCGACCCTGTTCGTCGTCATGCTCGCGATGCGCCGCTCGCTGCGGCCGCCCGCCTGGCGCCCCACCGTCGTGGTCGGACTGCTGCAGACGACGGGGATGCTGGCGCTGGCGACGTGGGCCGTCGTCTCCGGACCGTCGGGGAAGGCGGCGGTCTTGGTCAACAGCATGCCGCTGTGGATCCCGCTCTTCGCGTGGCCTCTGCTGGGCGAGCGCGTCGGCGCACGCTGGACGGCGATCGTCGTCGGCGTGCTCGGCATGGCGCTGATGATCGACCCGCGCAGCCCGACCGGTTGGCTCAGCGATCTTTCGGGCCTTTGCGCCGCGGTGGTATGGGCGGCGGCGGCCGTGGTGACGCGGCAGGCGCACCACGACGAAACGTTCGATCCCCTCTCCTTCACCGCGTGGCAAGTGCTCATCGGCAGCGTGCCGCTGATCGCGCTGGCGCTGATCGTGCGCGGTGCGACGCCGCTCCTCACCACCTCCGCACTGCTCTCCGTCGCCTATAACGGCGTGTTGGCCACGGGTCTCGCGTTCGCGCTCTTCACGTACGCGATCAAACGGCTACCGTCGTCGGCCGTCGGCGCCGCTTCCTTGAGCGTGCCGATCGTCGGCGTCGCGGCTGCCTGGCTGCAGCTCGGCGAACGTCCGTCGGCGCTCGAGTGGAGCGGCATGGCGTGCGTCGTCGGCGCGCTCTACTTGATGGCCCATCCCGTCACGCTTCGCCGTACGCGCTCCCCCGAGCTGGCGCTGCCGCCGCACGTCTGA
- a CDS encoding UBP-type zinc finger domain-containing protein has product MKEVDPTVKPSGTGCVECLASGSWWLHLRRCTACGHIGCCDNSPNQHARKHVHESGHPIIASFEPGEDWFYDFRSDQMLPTQPLAPPLSHPADQPVPGPRGHVPHDWEARLHP; this is encoded by the coding sequence GTGAAGGAAGTCGATCCGACCGTAAAGCCGTCGGGGACGGGTTGCGTCGAGTGCCTCGCCTCCGGCAGCTGGTGGCTGCATCTGCGGCGCTGCACCGCGTGTGGGCACATCGGGTGCTGCGATAACTCGCCGAACCAGCACGCCCGCAAACACGTGCACGAGAGCGGTCATCCGATCATCGCGAGCTTCGAGCCGGGCGAAGACTGGTTCTACGACTTCCGCTCGGACCAGATGTTGCCGACCCAACCGCTGGCGCCGCCGCTTTCACATCCCGCCGATCAGCCGGTCCCGGGCCCACGCGGACACGTCCCTCACGACTGGGAAGCGCGCCTCCACCCGTAG